In the Pontibacillus sp. HMF3514 genome, ATCGGAATCATTATTCAAGTCACCTATACATCAAGCATCCAAGTACCGATCACCTCCATTGTAGAAACAGGTGAGTCTGTTAACCTAATGGATGTGCATGAGGATGATAAGTCCTCCTCTGTCACTAAATTTGGATACCTTCCTATCGCATTAGCATCCTTGCTATTGATTGGTGTAACGCTTCTCGATTGTAGGCATAAGTTCATGCACTTCTTGTCCTCGGTCTTTTATCAATCGAATTATTTTCGGCAAAACATCGTCATTTCTCCATAATTACTAACAAAAAGGAGGAAACCATGATGATGTTTTGGGTGCGCATGATTCTTATCGGAGCTTTTTCCGTTACTTCATTAAGTTTAATGCTCTTTCAAGGAATTGAGATTTATCATTCCTTTTTAGATTTCTTTAATCATAGACAATCCTAATAGAAAGGGAGCAGCCTCGATAGCTGCTCCCTTTTTTCTATAAAACTAAAAAATCTCATGGAACAAAACCATGAGATTACTAGACTTTATACATACAACGATATAAGATTTCTTCCAAGCCAGTAGGATCCATTTTAGCCAGAGCCTGCTTCGAGCTTTCGATCATTTCCTCCTGTGAGGCCTTACTCCAATCAAGCTGAAATCCATGACGCAATGAGAGAGTACGGAAAAATTCACGCTGGGCTCTCCCATTACCTTCACGAAAAGGATGAGTGGCATTCACATGGTCAAAATAAATCGCCATTCGCTGCGCCAAATCAGATTTTCCACTTACATCTTCTAAAAGATTCTCTTCACGCAAAGGAACAGTCACATGTTCTTCAAAATAAGGAACCATCACGTTATGAAGCGCAAAATGATTCCCTTTTGTGATGTTCACTGTGCGGAGCTCCCCAGCCCATTCATAGATATCCTGAAAAATATAGCGGTGAATATTTTGTAAATGGTTCAAATCAAACTGACCTTCTAATGGATCCTGAAATAGCTCCATTAGCCGGCGACCTGATAGCATGCGCTCTAGGCGTTCAAGCTTGTCTTGATCCTTCACATCAAATTTATTTTGCAACACATCAATATCTGGATAGACATATTTATCATTCATAAGCTAGTTCTTGCACCTTTTGCATAAATTCTTCTTCGGAAAGCTCACCTTCTACTTTTGCTCGGATCAGCTTTTCTTCTTCAGACTGCAAATCAAGTCCTTCCATCGCTAATGTTCCTTTGACTGACTTCATACCCTTTTGGATTTCTGAATCACGCACGGATGGAACGACTCCTTTCAGTTTCGCATAATAGGTTTTTAACGTATCAGCTTTTTCCTGCGGTTTTGTTCGTCTCATCGTAATCGATGGAGCTTCTTTTAATAGCTCAGATGTAACCATACTGTTCTCCCCTTTGGTGTCACGTACGACTAGTCCCTACCCTTTATTATAACATGTTTTTGAGACATTTTTTAGGACTTGAAGAGAATCTTGTACCATCCTATGATCGACATCCATAAGGGTATGCTGAAAAGGATCCCCCAGAACAATCCTTCAAAAATGTTGCCTTCTTCCTCCATGACCGAACCTCCTACGATGTTTTTACCATCATGGTCATGAATGGAGTTGGATATACTTGATCAAACGTTTGATCAATTTTTTGAGCTAGGTCATGAAAGTTAGCGATATCCTTCATTAATGAGTGCGATCTTGGAGTTATGAGCGATCCACTTCTTTTATGAGCGCACCCCTCGAAATTTGAGCGACCAGAATGATTTATGAGCACCATTCACATTTTATGATCGATCGCTCCCCTCCCTTTCCACCTCCCACCACATCCGACTTTTTAATGATGTCACAGGACCTGTGACAAACCTGCATTTAGATTGTCTTGTAGATACGGTTGTAACCGCTTTATCATGAAAGTACAGAAAAACACAGAAGGAGGAACTTCCCATGAGTGAACAACAAACTGGAATTCGCGCTCGTGTGCAGCGATTCGGAAGTTTTTTAAGTGGCATGATTATGCCGAATATTGGTGCATTTATTGCATGGGGTCTTATAACAGCATTATTTATTCCTGATGGATATTTTCCAAATGAAAACCTAGCAGAGATGGTCGGACCGATGATCAACTATCTTCTACCATTACTCATCGGTTTCACTGGTGGACGATTGGTTCACGGATTACGTGGAGGAGTCGTTGGTGCGACTGCCACAATGGGTGTTATCGTCGGAGCTGACATTCCGATGTTCCTTGGCGCAATGCTAATTGGACCACTTGGCGGTGCAGCGATTAAAGCTGTCGACAAGCCACTAGAAGGTCGAATCCGCTCCGGTTTTGAAATGTTAGTAAACAACTTCACAGCAGGTATTGCAGGTGCAATTCTTGCTATCATTGGCTATTACATTATTGGCCCAATTATGGCTGGCTTAACAAATGTTCTGGGTGCTGGTGTTGAATTTCTAATCAATGTCGGTCTGCTTCCATTAGTTAATCTCTTTATCGAACCAGCTAAAGTTCTATTCTTAAACAACGCAATTAACCACGGTATTCTAAGTCCGATTGCAGTTGAACAATCAAAAGACGTAGATAAATCAGTTCTATTCTTACTTGAAACAAACCCTGGTCCTGGTTTAGGCGTACTACTTGCTTTCATGTTTTTCGGAAAAGGAATTTCTCGTCAAACAGCTCCAGGTGCAGCAATCATCCACTTCTTTGGTGGAATTCACGAAATTTACTTCCCATATATCTTGTCAAAACCATCATTAATTTTGGCCGCTATGGCCGGTGGTGTAACAGGTACAGCGACATTCGTATTCACAGGTGTCGGATTAACAGCAACACCGTCACCAGGAAGTATCGTAGCCTTACTGCCACTAACGGCTAAAGGAGATATTTTCGGAGTTATTCTAGGTGTTCTTCTAGCAACAGTCGCATCCTTTATCGTCGCTTCCTTCATCCTGAAGTTCAGTAAGCAAGAAGAAGAAGGCGACCTGAACGAAGCTACAGCTAAAATGGAAGAAATGAAAGGCAAGAAAAGCCGCGTTTCTGACCAGTTAACAAAAGAAGAACAAGAAGAGCAGACTGAAAATCGTAACACAGATGAAGTACCATATGTCGATCGTAGTCAAGTTGACAAAATCATCTTCGCTTGTGACGCAGGCATGGGCTCCAGTGCGATGGGCTCTTCCCTACTGAAAAACAAGTTTAAGAAAGAAAACATCAACATTGATGTTACAAACATGGCAATCAACGATCTACCAAGTGACGTAGACATCGTCATCACCCACAAGGACTTAACAGAACGTGCAATCCAAAAAGTACCGAATGCCCACCACATTTCTGTGGAAAACTTCTTAAATAGTCCTAAGTATGATGAACTCGTGCAAGAATTAAAAAACGAAGAATAAACCATAGGACCTGATTCACCCGAGTCAGGTCCTTTTTTCATAAATCTCCTCAATTAAATTTTGTCACACCCCTTATGACGAACCTATCTTTTCTATTCATTGATAACACTCACAAAACGACTTACCATTAAAGTGTAAGCTATTCAATTTTGTCACAAGAAAGGAGGTCAGACAGAGATGTATATTACAGGGCGCGAACGAAAGATTCTTGATATGCTGCTCTCTCAACAAGATGAGTCAGCCACAATTAAGTTTATGGCAAAAGAACTGGACGTCAGTACACGTACGGTTCACCGCGATCTCAAAAGTATTGAATCCCTTTTGGGTGAGTACAACCTTCAACTTGAAAAAACAGCAGAAGGTCACCTTGAGATCACGGGACCATTCGAATCCAAACAAGAATTCAAGCTTGAACTGAACCAACAAACCACGCTTGATTACACGCCTGAAGAACGACATGTTTTGATCCTTTCAACATTACTAGAAGCAAGAGAGCCTGTTAAGCTCATTGCTCTAGCAAATGAACTGGGCGTTACCGTCGCAACCATTAGTCATGACCTGGACAAAATTGAAGAAGATCTGTCTGGCTTTCAACTTTCGTTAGTAAGAAAACGAGGGTACGGAGTCGAAATTGAAGGTGAAGAAAGCGCCATCCGTGAAGCCATCAGTTATTTGATTATGCGCCATATGGATGAACTCGACTTCTTCGCCCTACTCCGCCAAAACATTCAGGAAAAACCTAAGAATCTGGTGGACTCCGTATCCGAGCAGCTGCTTGGTCTGGTTAACAAAGATAAACTTTCTTTAATCGAGCAGCATGTTAATGAATTACGAAATGAACTAACCTATCGTTTAGCAGATAGCGCCTACATTGGACTTGTCGTTCACTTGGCCCTAGCCCTTGAACGAATCCAACAAGGCGAAACAATCAATATGGATCAAGAACAACTTCAAAAGCTCAGATTCGCAAAAGAATTTTCAACTGCTGAAAAATTAATCGAGAAACTCTCTGACACATTCGAACTCACGATCCCTGAAGCTGAAACAGGTTATATCACCATGCACCTGATGGGAGCAAAAGCTCGATATGAAAAAGATACATTGCTTGAAGATTCGAGTATTAGCATAGCGTTTAAGACAAAGCAGCTTATCGCAAATGTATCCAAGCGAATCAACATCGACCTACATCAGTCTGAACGATTGCTGAATGACCTGGTCGTACACCTGAAGCCGAGCGTCTATCGACTTCAACAAAAAATGGACATTGAAAACACGTTCACCGAACAAATCGAACAGGATTATCCAGAGCTGTTTAACCATGTTGAAAAAGCTCTCCATGAAGTGTTTACGGGATTTGAATTCCCAAAAGAAGAAACCGCATTCGTCGTCATGCACTTCGCCTCTGCCCTAATTAACTTAGAAGGTGGGCGAGGACTCCATGTATTGGTTGTTTGTTCGAGCGGCGTAGGGACAGCAAAAATTTTAGCAGCTAAACTGCAAAGACAATTCAAGCAAATTGAGACCGTGGAACATCGATCGCTTTTTGATTTAGAAAAACTCGATACAGATTCATTCGATTTGATCGTATCGACCATTGCGCTTACGGATTTTGATTCCTATGTCCATGTAAGCCCTGTGCTCCCACAAAAAGATATTCACAAAATCGAGCACATAATCCGTCGCGTGCAGGTGACGAGCCAGCTGCAAAAAGCACCATCCACAGTTAAAGAGAGTGGAGACGAATCCTTGGATGCTATCAGACAATCCTTGGCCAAAAGTCAACGCTATGCAGAGGCTCTTAATCAGATCTTAAATAATCTTTTTGTAAAACCCATAAAAGCTACAGGTGTAGAAGGAGCACTTAACGAAGCTTCT is a window encoding:
- a CDS encoding PTS mannitol transporter subunit IICB, whose translation is MSEQQTGIRARVQRFGSFLSGMIMPNIGAFIAWGLITALFIPDGYFPNENLAEMVGPMINYLLPLLIGFTGGRLVHGLRGGVVGATATMGVIVGADIPMFLGAMLIGPLGGAAIKAVDKPLEGRIRSGFEMLVNNFTAGIAGAILAIIGYYIIGPIMAGLTNVLGAGVEFLINVGLLPLVNLFIEPAKVLFLNNAINHGILSPIAVEQSKDVDKSVLFLLETNPGPGLGVLLAFMFFGKGISRQTAPGAAIIHFFGGIHEIYFPYILSKPSLILAAMAGGVTGTATFVFTGVGLTATPSPGSIVALLPLTAKGDIFGVILGVLLATVASFIVASFILKFSKQEEEGDLNEATAKMEEMKGKKSRVSDQLTKEEQEEQTENRNTDEVPYVDRSQVDKIIFACDAGMGSSAMGSSLLKNKFKKENINIDVTNMAINDLPSDVDIVITHKDLTERAIQKVPNAHHISVENFLNSPKYDELVQELKNEE
- a CDS encoding BglG family transcription antiterminator; the encoded protein is MYITGRERKILDMLLSQQDESATIKFMAKELDVSTRTVHRDLKSIESLLGEYNLQLEKTAEGHLEITGPFESKQEFKLELNQQTTLDYTPEERHVLILSTLLEAREPVKLIALANELGVTVATISHDLDKIEEDLSGFQLSLVRKRGYGVEIEGEESAIREAISYLIMRHMDELDFFALLRQNIQEKPKNLVDSVSEQLLGLVNKDKLSLIEQHVNELRNELTYRLADSAYIGLVVHLALALERIQQGETINMDQEQLQKLRFAKEFSTAEKLIEKLSDTFELTIPEAETGYITMHLMGAKARYEKDTLLEDSSISIAFKTKQLIANVSKRINIDLHQSERLLNDLVVHLKPSVYRLQQKMDIENTFTEQIEQDYPELFNHVEKALHEVFTGFEFPKEETAFVVMHFASALINLEGGRGLHVLVVCSSGVGTAKILAAKLQRQFKQIETVEHRSLFDLEKLDTDSFDLIVSTIALTDFDSYVHVSPVLPQKDIHKIEHIIRRVQVTSQLQKAPSTVKESGDESLDAIRQSLAKSQRYAEALNQILNNLFVKPIKATGVEGALNEASYQLKQEEIISDPSPIVEHLLEREKIGGLGIPDTHLALYHARSSAVEQASFTMHVLEEPLTVQGMDQEEMQVHTLLLMLAPEDFHEEGLEVLSFISSLIVEEDDCTTILQSKDEERMIHYISNQLYDFYKSKQT
- a CDS encoding Fic family protein, producing MNDKYVYPDIDVLQNKFDVKDQDKLERLERMLSGRRLMELFQDPLEGQFDLNHLQNIHRYIFQDIYEWAGELRTVNITKGNHFALHNVMVPYFEEHVTVPLREENLLEDVSGKSDLAQRMAIYFDHVNATHPFREGNGRAQREFFRTLSLRHGFQLDWSKASQEEMIESSKQALAKMDPTGLEEILYRCMYKV